The region TAATATATATGCATCTATGGATTGTATGAAAAGTTTGGATGTTCCCGACAAAAAAGAATAGATTTTGGTGGATATATAGATTATATATGGATGTTTACGGATATATGTTTTTATTTTTTGCGTGTAAATGAATGCAATGCATGTATAGTTTGAGAGAATATGTATGAAATTTTATATATACATCTATGGATTGAATGCAATGCATGTATGTTTATGAATACGATTGTTATATTTTGTTAATGTGTGGATCGATATGCGTAAAGTATTTGAAAATGCTTTATTTTTTTGGTGATCAGTGATTAATGACATGTTTGTATTATTTGTGAATTTTTTAAATGTTGCAATTGTAAATATCCTATGGTTAATTAATTAAACATTTTCTAACCGGATATTGTGTGCCAAGTATGCATGCATGTCACAATATTTCTTATAAATGCTAGTTGTGTTTTATTCATAATATATAGTACATGTGCTTTATAGTGGTGACAAATATGCATGTCAAACAGGATATGACGGTGTGCCAAGTATGCATGTCAAACAGGATATGACGGTGTGCCAAGTATGCATGTAAGAGGGCGCAGAAACTTTTCAAGTGGATCATCATTCAATATCGATCTGCTCATTGAGGGCTTCCAAAATTCAATGGtaacaatctctctctctctctctccctataaATATATATTATTTTCCATAAAATCCTAACCTTTTATGTTATTATTTTAGTGGTTTTACAATGCATCTTATGTGTGTTTGTTTTGTGTTTATTGCAAGGATTATCTCATGCAATGGTAGGCTAGAGTTCAATGAATTAATGGAAGAGAGTGTGCCTTGTGTGTCGTGGGGTCACTtactgttgaatatatgagcaaattactacgagatttaatccgaataaacagaagataaatcatgacagcactagcagagattaaactaatcatgcgaactagcatagtagatgaacagatcacatctagggcacatactagaaacatgaattctaccacgatctcgaacaagaaggatagaatcacatatgtacggtgcaacgggagcggcaccgccggcgttgatgttgttgcccatgtcgttgaggatgaggttgccgaggtcggggaagaagtcgtcgttggcgaagtcgtcgctgccagtagtcgcgcgagtgcgctccccaaaaacctgatcgccccactcccatacaggatcacgagagacggggttccggaggcctactgtcccttctcgcggtgcacgccggaaggaggaatGGAGAAGACTTgcatggcggcgcaatgatctggaacggtggtgcgaAACCATACAAAGCGTCGACGGCTAGGGTAAACGCGTGCCTGACTATATAAtgtgggccgggtaggtcgtggacgcgtccattaattattaattGATGACATTAATTATTTCCGAGcaacaaaaatatagacaacgtgcatagctctgtcctcggctcattcatgcggcgcggcgcgtcgtgacgaggcgtggcgagcgaggaggagaagcgcacgtgtaggtctcctcttctcatgctcatgcaagtggtagaagagctcaccttataaataggTGCAACTCTCTCTATCAACTTTTGGGATGAGACTAAACTTTGGTCTCACTCacaccactcacatgtgtgcatgaatgggtcaaaagaatttcagaattttagttaggcTTTGGGCCAAGCCCAGTAGCAAATTCCAACACTTACATCATTGAACTGCAGAAAGCACGGACAAGGACCCGTATGGGAGGCGAATGATGGGTTCAGCTCATTACACAGAACGGTCTAACCGGTGGAGAGATGATATGTTTTTCCTTGACAAGACCAGTTCCCACAATGCAGGTTGTCTATCTCACCGATTCGAACGATGATGACCCATTTCATTCTTACGTCTTCAACAAAAGAATCAGGCTCGACGACTATAAGTCTGGCCGCCCTCCTTGACACACTACCGCCAAACAATATCTACATTGGGGTGTCATTTGTGACTCGCCTAATGGACACAAATCTTATCACCAAACACGTGATGGTATGTTCTCTTAAGTTATATCCATATTTGTTCTTCGTCCATGTGTGGCATCCCAGAGACTACCTaagaagatactccctccgtttctaaatatttgtctttttagagatttcaacaataaCTACATATGAAgtcaaatgagtgaatctacgctctaaaatatgtctatatacatcagtatatagtagtccatttaaaatctctaaaaagacaaatatttaggaatggagggagtagttaccAACACTCCTATGTCAGGTGAAGAAGGCATTGCTCTGGACGGCTCAAAAGAGATGAACATGAGGACGGCAGGAGGTCGGAGAAGATGATGTTGGCCATTCATCTTGCATCGGACGGCTCAAAATAGATCGACTGACAAACGTTTTTTCTTTTCAGTCGACACTTACACCTAGCCACGTCCTTGCCAATTAAATGAGCGGGAGGGGCACCGCACCCGCAGAAAGGGATTCAACAGAAAATTAGTTACGTACTACGCTCTGACTTACGAAGGCTCCACTACGTACTAGAGTAGAtgatactccttctgttcctaaatataagtctttgtagagatttcacagatatatctagatgcattttagagtataaattcactcattttactccgtataaTATATATGCATGCATATCCATGTGCTGCGTGGAACCTACGTATGTACGAGAAGGACGCGATCGAGCACCAGCTAATGCAAAGTGGATCACCAACCGAATAACAAATGACGACGACGTGGATCAAATCGTTGATCGATGCGTGCAGTGGACTCTGAAATCAACCGAGTTTTAATTCGCCATCTGAAATTTCGGCGCGCCAAACGCAAATTGGTCTGTCTCTAATTGCGTTGATCATCGATGACCGATCAATGCAGATGCCTATATAAGCCAGCCATGCGTGGCCTGTTCCatccatcgatccatccatccatccatcgctATTTACTTCCCACAGGCAAGTAGTGGAGTTCGATTCAGGGGTTCAGCCATGGCAGCTCCGAGAGCACTCGTCCTCGGCGTCCTGCTGCTGATCGCCGTCTCCAACACCGAGGCGGCGTCCGTCGTCGTCGGCATGGCCAAGTGCGCCGACTGCACCAGGAAGAACATGAAGGCCGAGGAAGCCTTCAAGGGTAAGCGCTGATGTGCTACTCCATTGTGTGGCATTGCTGGGTTGACGCTTATCACCATTGTTCTGCCATGAACGTACCCCAGGTCTTCAGGTGGCGATCAAGTGCAAGAGCGTCCACGGCGACTACGAGAGCAAGGCGGTGGGTGCCCTCGACCGCACCGGCGCCTTCAGCGTGCCCCTGGCCGCCGACCTCCACGGTGCCAACTGCGTCGCTCAGCTCCACAGCGCTGCCTCCAACACGCCGTGCCTCGGCCAGGAGCCATCCAAGATCGCGCCGGTGTCCGAGGGCACCACCTTCGGCGTTGTCGCCGGCGCCAAGACCAACGTGTTGGCATCGCCAGAGTGTGCGTCGGCGACCCTGCTCGGGCCGATCAAGAAGCACATCATCGAGCACTTCCACCACAAGAAGCCCGTGCCACCGAAGCCGGAGCCCAAGCCCCAGCCCCACCCAGACTACGGCCCGGTACCCAAGCCTGAGCCGAAGCCGCAGCCCCACCCGGACTACCACCCCATCCCTCCCACgcccacctacggcggcggcggcggtggcggtggatacCACGGACACCACTAACTCCGATCTGCCACCGTCCGGCCCAACACTGAAATTTCATCACCGGGTTCAGTGAGTGATCGAGGTCGTTGCTTTGGTCTTCTGCCATTCGCTGCCCCGTTTTAGTATCTGCACTGCAGAGTTGAGAGTTCAGAATAAACTTTGTGAGGAACACATGCATGGATTAGTGTGCTTCGATTGCTTTTTTATGATTGTAATTTCGGTGTGTGCTTTGTATAAGAAGTTATTGTGGATCAAGTAATTTAATCAAGTCCATTTGTGTCAGTGAAATTACTGCAGATGTTGGCTTCTTCTGGCTTGATCTCATTCTGCTGTGTGCTGCCTGCTTTTACTTCATGTTTTGTCTAATGATTTAGGCTTGCTTtatgtttttctttttcattttttagtCAGAATTGTGTGATGGCTTCTTTAATGGAAAAATGTCTTGCCATGGTGCAGTTGTTTAAAACAATCATTACTCTTAGCTACTATTCAGATCTGTGGATTGAAACTCAAGTGCGATTCAGGCAAGTGTGCAAATGGATCTGTCATGGACAACCCATGGCATTCATGTCAAAAACAAAATTGCAGCTACCAGGGATCATGCATTCATATATACTGCCCGTTCTATTTGGACTTCTTTCAGCCTAAGCAGGAGGGGAACTGGGCCATGGTCCAGTCCAGCTCAAGTACATAAGGGTGCATATTTGGCTTGAATTGTTGAAGACCACCAAACAATCAATACCACTTGGGCATGAgagtgatgctcaaaaaaaaactaGGGCATGAGAGAACCTTCTTGTAAGTCAGGTACATGTATTTACAGGGGTAAAGTTTTTCTTTGGCAAAAAGGATCCATATCTATTATAAAGGTTCACCAAAAGTAGAATTACAAAGCACCAGATATATGATAAAAATTACATCGACGACCCTTAACGGCCGAACGACCACTACGACCACCAGAACGAGCCGCCGGATTGTCGGTGTCACCGCTCCCATATTGGCGCCGGTCTGACCTTGCCGGTGACAACTGAAAAGTCTTTGTGCAGATGTCCTTAATTAAGGACTAACGCCTGGGAGCTCCAGTTATCGAACTGAACGTGGTTAGAGGGAGGAATCGAGGAGATGCTAAAACACTTGGACCTCAATGATGAGCAACTTGATAATGTTGTTCTTGGGCGACTAAGGTGAAATGATCAAGGAACATGCAAGATGGAAAGCACAACACGAGCAAAATCGTTCACTTTGGGTGCTATGTTCGGTGATACTGAAGTACGTGTGGACTATAGTGCATGAACCAAAGTATGGAGAGGCAGGTGAAAACTTCCACCACAAGAAGCCCATGTCACCAAGTGGGAGCCCAAGCCACATCCCACCCGGAGTACCATTTCATCCCTCACATGCCCACCTACTACGGTGGCGAACACCCCTAGTCTGTGATTACCATCTACCACCCTCCCACCCAACATTGATATCCGCACGGTTTCATGTTGCTCTCGCATGCATGACTCGTTTGGTTCCTTTATCATTCTTTGCCATGTTTTACGCATATGCTTAACTCAACACCTCATAATAACAGAGNNNNNNNNNNNNNNNNNNNNNNNNNNNNNNNNNNNNNNNNNNNNNNNNNNNNNNNNNNNNNNNNNNNNNNNNNNNNNNNNNNNNNNNNNNNNNNNNNNNNNNNNNNNNNNNNNNNNNNNNNNNNNNNNNNNNNNNNNNNNNNNNNNNNNNNNNNNNNNNNNNNNNNNNNNNNNNNNNNNNNNNNNNNNNNNNNNNNNNNNNNNNNNNNNNNNNNNNNNNNNNNNNNNNNNNNNNNNNNNNNNNNNNNNNNNNNNNNNNNNNNNNNNNNNNNNNNNNNNNNNNNNNNNNNNNNNNNNNNNNNNNNNNNNNNNNNNNNNNNNNNNNNNNNNNNNNNNNNNNNNNNNNNNNNNNNNNNNNNNNNNNNNNNNNNNNNNNNNNNNNNNNNNNNNNNNNNNNNNNNNNNNNNNNNNNNNNNNNNNNNNNNNNNNNNNNNNNNNNNNNNNNNNNNNNNNNNNNNNNNNNNNNNNNNNNNNNNNNNNNNNNNNNNNNNNNNNNNNNNNNNNNNNNNNNNNNNNNNNNNNNNNNNNNNNNNNNNNNNNNNNNNNNNNNNNNNNNNNNNNNNNNNNNNNNNNNNNNNNNNNNNNNNNNNNNNNNNNNNNNNNNNNNNNNNNNNNNNNNNNNNNNNNNNNNNNNNNNNNNNNNNNNNNNNNNNNNNNNNNNNNNNNNNNNNNNNNNNNNNNNNNNNNNNNNNNNNNNNNNNNNNNNNNNNNNNNNNNNNNNNNNNNNNNNNNNNNNNNNNNNNNNNNNNNNNNNNNNNNNNNNNNNNNNNNNNNNNNNNNNNNNNNNNNNNNNNNNNNNNcacacactcacacacacatcaAAATTGAACTAAGATGTGATTGACATGGCATAACTCCATTGTGTGGCAATGCATGATGGGTTGATGCTGATCACCGTTATTCTGCCATGAAAGTACCTCAGGCCTTCAGGTGGTGATCAAGTGCAAGAATGTCTACGGTGACTATGAGAGCAAGGCGGTGGGTGCCCTCGATGGCACCGGCGCCTTTAGCGTGCCCCTGGCCGCCGACCTCCATGGCGCCGACTGCATCGCTCAGCTCCACAGGCCACAACGCCACCTCCAACGCGTCGTGCCTCGGACAGGAGCCATCCAAGATCGTGCCAGTGTCCAAGGGCACCAACTTCGGCGTCGTCGCGTAGGCT is a window of Triticum dicoccoides isolate Atlit2015 ecotype Zavitan chromosome 2B, WEW_v2.0, whole genome shotgun sequence DNA encoding:
- the LOC119362046 gene encoding proline-rich protein 4-like, with the protein product MAAPRALVLGVLLLIAVSNTEAASVVVGMAKCADCTRKNMKAEEAFKGLQVAIKCKSVHGDYESKAVGALDRTGAFSVPLAADLHGANCVAQLHSAASNTPCLGQEPSKIAPVSEGTTFGVVAGAKTNVLASPECASATLLGPIKKHIIEHFHHKKPVPPKPEPKPQPHPDYGPVPKPEPKPQPHPDYHPIPPTPTYGGGGGGGGYHGHH